The segment TCACTTGCACTGAGCCCGAGccccaaccagtcagtcagccagccagtcagccagccagtcagccagccagccagccagtcagccagccagtcagccagccagtcagccagccagccagtcagccagccagccagccagtcagccagtcagccagccagccagtcagccagccagccagccagtcagccagccagcataAAGCATTTAGAACTAGTCAGCTCCCAAGCCCTTTAGTTCCCTAATGTGTGCATGGATTTGAGAGATCTCTCGGGAATTGAACAGAGGGCCTAGGTACCTTTTATATAGTTTGTGCCGTTGCAATTTGGTAGATTGATCCTTATGAGGTAAAAGGAGAGGGGttccatccaaaatggcacccttttccctatatagctagtgcactacttttgacaagggcccatagggtgtagggtgccatttgggacacaggagGGGGCCATTTGCGGTGTTATGGAGATGCAAGGAATTCCCATTAAGTAACATTGGCCTGGTCTCTCTGATTGTTTCTAGTCTGTTCTACTCTCTGAGCTGCTGGGAGAATGCATAGACTactgaggagatggagggagaaaaagagggagagagagagagaataaacagatagagagagggagagagagatagagaaagagagagagagagagagagagagagagagagagagagagagagagagagagagagtaaacagagagagaggtagagagagagagagagagagagagagagagagagagagagagagagagaatgaacagagaaagagagagagggagagagagagaatgaacagagaaagagagagagagagaaagagaaaattaacagagagagagagggagagagaaagaaagggggagagatgTCAGGCTATTCTCCATTGACATCCTGTTCTGTTCAGTTCTCTGTCATGTAGCCTCCACTCTGACTGGGGAGATCAATATGACCTTACCTCCACTGCCCAGCCAGGCGCTGCTCTGAAACCTAATTACTGATATTCAGCTACAAAGTCATCATAGTCAGCCTGTCAATATCCATCAGGGATCATTACTCACCTAATGAAATAGGTTATTTAGGGCTGCTTTGCTGACACCAGGCTCCACCAGGGGATTTGGCTCCAGCCATCTCAATTtgcctctctcgctcgctctcttcctccctcattctcccaGAAGCACTGACCTGAAAAAGGAAAACTGACAGCAGAAAAATAAAGGGGGGtaaggaggagagatagagagtgtgAATTATTCTGCTGTGGCTTTAATTCTGTGGGTCTTTGTGCTTGTAGCTTTTTCAACCGCCAACCGCCACATAGTGCCGGAAAAACAATATAACAAAATCCCCAAATCCCAAACTAAATTGGAGTCCTGGAGGCGACTGACTTCAGAGCCGCATCCAGGGATATTACAATACTATGAAGTACTGTACACCGACTTCAGATCCACATCCAGGGATATTACAATACTATGAAGTACTGTACACCGACTTCAGATCCACATCCAGGGATATTACAATACTATGAAGTACTGTACACCGACTTCAGATCCACATCCAGGGATATTACAATACTATGAAGTACTGTACACCGACTTCAGATCCACATCCAGGGATATTACAATACTATGAAGTACTGTACACCGACTTCAGATCCGCATCCAGGGATATTACAATACTATGAAGTACTGTACACCGACTTCAGATCCACATCCAGGGATATTACAATACTATGAAGTACTGTACACCGACTTCAGATCCACATCCAGGGATATTACAATACTATGAAGTACTGTACACCGACTTCAGATCCACATCCAGGGATATTACAATACTATGAAGTACTGTACACCGACTTCAGATCCGCATCCAGGGATATTACAATACTATGAAGTACTGTACACCGACTTCAGATCCACATCCAGGGATATTACACGTCTCTTAGTTCCTTAGGTTCTCATACACCCCTAAAGTTGTTTATTTGGTTTGGTTTTCCACTATATGAAGacccacacacccccacacacacacacacacacacacacacacacccccacacacacacacacacacacacacacacacacacacacacacacacacacacacacacacacacacacacacacacacacacacacacacacacacacacaatcacacacacagagatagagagagagagttgtatgAATTGCACTCTCTGCACTCTCAAGGTTGCAGTTGAGTGTTTATTTGTCCCCATGTCCCTCTACTGCAGCTAGAAGCTAGCTGATTTGATAGCTCATAATGAACCCTTCACAGAGTGTCCTAACTGCCTCTCCCTCCCGACATTCTACAGCCAGCAGACAACAAGGACAACTGGGATTGTGGGGAATTCCATATGTTAATACACGCAATAAATTAATAGTCTTCTGTAATTGAAATTGGTACTCATCCGGGGTTAGCTAACAGACAGTGAGCGagccaatcagtcagccagtcagccagcctccACTCCTCTCAAAAGAGAAACACTGACCTCTTCAGGTCAGTAGCAGGACTGCATACTCTCTCTGTCGCGGTTTCCCGGCCCCCGGCACCACTCGCTTTAGTGTTGATTAATAAGGTCAATTTGACATGAGGGACACTGGATGTTAATGCTTGTCTAAGTAATTACCAGAGAGGATAGATCTGCTGTTGGGTTACCAAACACAACACCATGCCTAATGAAGCTCTGCTAAAGCATGTTGACGTACTCATACAGCAGGCCAGGGGTAGGTAACCCTGGTCCTGAAGGGTCACAGCCACGTCATGTTTTTGATTCAACCAACCTGGaagaagaccaggtgtgttgaatgtAGGAAATCACTGAACTGATCCATTAGCTCAGTCGGTCAGGTGTGGTGTCTAGTTGGGACAAAATCCTGCAGTACCTGaagcactccaggaacagggtttccTAGCACTGCAGTAGGCTATCTGTTTACTTGAAAAGCTTCCGGCGATGAGAAGACGTCCTGGTTTTTAAGGTTGTTGATGGGATGGGGTACACCAGACCTGAGTTAATTAAGAGGGACAGTGGGGAAGCTGggagagtaacagacagacagggatgcCACTCATTGTTGTCCTGAGAGTGAGAGGACTAAAAGGCAGATTTGTAATGTATTTAGACACACAGTGTGTACAAATTGTGGATTATTCTCTTGCTAGTCAACATCTTCATCCTCGGGGTAAAAATGGCTGTATCAAAATGTCAATAATACAAGTGACAGACAATCTTCTACAGGGTACATATAGAGACCAATCTTCTACAGGGTACATATAGAGACCAATCTTCTACAAGGTACATATAGAGACCAGAtactaactctctctttctctctctcctcagggaccccaaCAAGCCTGTTCCTCAGGACACTAAGTTCATCCACACTAAGGCTAACCGCTTCGAGGAGGTAGCCTGGTCTAAGTACAACCCCCAGGATCAGCTGTACCTCCATATCGGCCTGAAGCCCCGCGTCAGGGACCACTACCGAGCCACCAAGGTGGCCTTCTGGAAACACCTGGTGCCCCACCTGTACAACCTCCATGACATGTTCCACTACACCTCTACCACCACTAAGGTACCGCTACATCTCTTTAACTCCCACCTGTATAACCTCCATGACATGTTCCACTACACCTCTACCACCCCAAAGGTACCGCTACATCTCTTTAACTCACACCTGTATAACCTCCACGACATGTTTCACTACACCTCTACCACCACTAAGGTACCGCTACATCTCTTTAACTCCCACCTGTATAACCTCCATGACATGTTCCACTACACCTCTACCACCCCAAAGGTACCGCTACATCTCTTTAACTCACACCTGTATAACCTCCACGACATGTTTCACTACACCTCTACCACCACTAAGGTACCGCTACATCTCTTTAACTCCCACCTGTATAACCTCCATGACATGTTCCACTACACCTCTACCACCACTAAGGTACCGCTACATCTCTTTAACTCCCACCTGTATAACCTCCACGACATGTTCCActacacctctaccaccaccaagGTACTGCTACATCTCTTTAACTCCCACCTGTATAACCTCCACGACATGTTCCACTACACCTCTACCACCACTAAGGTACCGCTACATCTCTTTAACTCACCCCTCTCTTTCATTTGATTGGTTTACTGGAAAGTGTGGTGTGATTTGTAAATACACTTTCTAtttaagtttgatttgatatgtgGTGATATGGGTGTGTTACCTAacttagttgaatacactgactgTAAGAAGTGGCTCTGGACAAGATATACATTATAatatgtttgatttgatttgaaggtcCCCCCGTCCGAGACGACCCAGAACTCCCTGTCCACTAAGAAGACGTGGCCCTTCAACACCAAGCGGCCCCCCATGTCCCCGGCCTACAACAACGAGGATAATGAGGCGTGGAACGGAGACGAGGAGACCGGCCCGTTGGTCATAGAGAATCCCAGGGACTACTCTACGGAGCTCAGCGTCACCATCGCCGTGGGAGCCTCGCTACTCTTCCTCAACGTTCTAGCCTTCGCAGCGCTTTACTACCGGAAGGATAAACGGAGGGAGGCTTCGGCAGGTCGCCGCGGCCAACCCAGCCCACAGACCCGCCACGGCCAGGCTACGTCCAACGACATCAGCCACCACCAGCGTCCCAACGAGGAGGAGATCATGTCCCTGCAGATCAACCAGACGCACCACGAGTGTGAGGCGATGGGGGTGGGGAACCCGGGGAATGACGAGGGGCTGCGTCTGGCCTCGCTTCCCGACTACACTCTGACCCTGCGGAGGTCACCGGACGACATCCCTCTGATGACCCCCAATACCATCACCATGATCCCAAACTCTCTGGTGGGGATGCCCAACCTTCACCCGTACAACACTTTCACAGCCGGGTTCAACTCCACCGGCCTGCCCCACTCCCACTCCACCACCCGGGTATAGCTTTACGGAGGAgagggatggtggaggagaggagagggtgatggAGCAGGAGAAGAGGATTCTGTTTTTATAAATATCACAGGGAAAGGGtttggggggaggggaggagagggaaggcagGAATAAGTGAGTGGGATTAAAAAGTCAAGAGATTTAACGAGACTTTTACTACCAAGAAGAGGACGGAGAgtgtctgagaggagaggagagctcacTGCTTTCTGTGTGGATGTCAAGTTGTGCAGAGCTGCCAAAATCAAATTGCTA is part of the Salvelinus fontinalis isolate EN_2023a chromosome 6, ASM2944872v1, whole genome shotgun sequence genome and harbors:
- the LOC129858423 gene encoding neuroligin-3-like isoform X3; the encoded protein is MFHYTSTTTKVPPSETTQNSLSTKKTWPFNTKRPPMSPAYNNEDNEAWNGDEETGPLVIENPRDYSTELSVTIAVGASLLFLNVLAFAALYYRKDKRREASAGRRGQPSPQTRHGQATSNDISHHQRPNEEEIMSLQINQTHHECEAMGVGNPGNDEGLRLASLPDYTLTLRRSPDDIPLMTPNTITMIPNSLVGMPNLHPYNTFTAGFNSTGLPHSHSTTRV
- the LOC129858423 gene encoding neuroligin-3-like isoform X1; the encoded protein is MFHYTSTTTKVPLHLFNSHLYNLHDMFHYTSTTTKVPPSETTQNSLSTKKTWPFNTKRPPMSPAYNNEDNEAWNGDEETGPLVIENPRDYSTELSVTIAVGASLLFLNVLAFAALYYRKDKRREASAGRRGQPSPQTRHGQATSNDISHHQRPNEEEIMSLQINQTHHECEAMGVGNPGNDEGLRLASLPDYTLTLRRSPDDIPLMTPNTITMIPNSLVGMPNLHPYNTFTAGFNSTGLPHSHSTTRV
- the LOC129858423 gene encoding neuroligin-3-like isoform X2, which codes for MFHYTSTTTKVPPSETTQNSLSTKKTWPFNTKRPPMSPAYNNEDNEAWNGDEETGPLVIENPRDYSTELSVTIAVGASLLFLNVLAFAALYYRKDKRREASAGRRGQPSPQTRHGQATSNDISHHQRPNEEEIMSLQINQTHHECEAMGVGNPGNDEGLRLASLPDYTLTLRRSPDDIPLMTPNTITMIPNSLVGMPNLHPYNTFTAGFNSTGLPHSHSTTRV